The following proteins come from a genomic window of Frondihabitans peucedani:
- a CDS encoding beta-1,6-N-acetylglucosaminyltransferase has product MDRDASSPGLACVVLAHGDPEQVHRLVEALDPFPVYLHVDSRTSDDVFRQITSGLPSRCVILPRRRTGWATWGAVEAEIEGYREALSHPGITHVALMTGADYPLASSDEIRAFLGEHRDESFTMFTTLPYVNWGRSGGFDRLRYRHWARGKRMIRLPVPRRLPADVRFAGGSTSKMLTVEHARAVVRTYDSEPDLAAFWRRTWAPDETFIASVVNTPRFVPGWADHHVSTPLWWIDWSGARKKSPPWLDESALPSLLARRLADDQAVPCLFARKFSTEVSGPLMDELDRAFGLRGAVRR; this is encoded by the coding sequence ATGGACCGTGACGCCTCATCGCCGGGACTCGCGTGCGTCGTCCTGGCCCACGGCGATCCTGAGCAGGTTCACCGACTCGTCGAAGCGCTCGATCCCTTCCCGGTGTACCTGCACGTCGACTCGAGGACGAGTGACGACGTGTTCCGCCAGATCACGAGCGGCCTGCCGAGCCGCTGCGTGATCCTGCCGCGGCGCCGGACCGGCTGGGCCACCTGGGGCGCCGTCGAGGCCGAGATCGAGGGCTACCGCGAGGCTCTCTCGCACCCCGGGATCACCCACGTCGCGCTGATGACGGGCGCCGACTACCCCCTCGCCTCCAGCGACGAGATCCGCGCGTTCCTCGGCGAGCACCGCGACGAGTCGTTCACCATGTTCACGACGCTGCCCTACGTCAACTGGGGCAGGTCGGGCGGCTTCGACCGCCTGCGCTACCGCCACTGGGCCCGCGGCAAGCGGATGATCCGGCTGCCCGTCCCGAGGCGTCTCCCCGCCGACGTGCGGTTCGCCGGCGGCTCGACCTCGAAGATGCTGACCGTCGAGCACGCTCGCGCGGTCGTCCGCACCTACGACTCCGAGCCCGACCTGGCAGCCTTCTGGCGGCGCACCTGGGCGCCCGACGAGACCTTCATCGCCTCGGTCGTCAACACGCCGCGCTTCGTTCCCGGCTGGGCCGACCACCACGTCTCGACGCCGCTCTGGTGGATCGACTGGAGCGGGGCGCGCAAGAAGAGCCCGCCGTGGCTCGACGAGAGTGCACTGCCCTCCCTCCTCGCGCGCCGACTCGCCGACGATCAGGCTGTGCCGTGCCTGTTCGCCCGCAAGTTCTCGACCGAGGTCTCAGGGCCGCTGATGGACGAGCTCGACCGGGCCTTCGGGCTGCGGGGGGCTGTGCGGCGCTGA
- a CDS encoding CPBP family intramembrane glutamic endopeptidase: MLEFPRAEALPGDMSRGRVRAEILLVLGLSLGASAVYSLVQLADLLTRSKSLSSQTATLNSSLDDREFFDFLYQVLENAFDLVPVVLVGFLLWTAAAPHLVRLGIDFSRVGRDALGGAGLALAIGIPGLALYFVGRAVGITVDVVPTNLAAHWWTVPVLLLSALRSGVTEEVIVVAYLFARLRDLGWRTWPILLSAALLRGTYHLYQGFGAFIGNAVMGIVFGWLYMRFGRILPLVIAHFFMDAAVFVGYPWAAAAFPALFGAK; this comes from the coding sequence ATGCTCGAATTCCCCCGCGCCGAGGCTCTCCCGGGCGACATGTCGCGCGGTCGCGTGCGCGCCGAGATCCTGCTGGTCCTCGGTCTGTCGCTCGGCGCGAGCGCCGTCTACTCCCTCGTGCAGCTGGCCGACCTCCTCACGAGGTCGAAGTCGCTCTCGAGTCAGACGGCGACCCTGAACTCGTCTCTCGACGACCGGGAGTTCTTCGACTTCCTCTATCAGGTGCTCGAGAACGCGTTCGACCTGGTGCCGGTCGTGCTGGTCGGGTTCCTGCTCTGGACGGCCGCGGCGCCGCATCTGGTCCGGCTGGGGATCGACTTCTCCCGCGTCGGTCGCGACGCACTCGGAGGTGCAGGCCTGGCCCTGGCCATCGGCATCCCCGGGCTGGCGCTCTACTTCGTCGGCCGCGCCGTCGGCATCACCGTCGACGTCGTGCCGACGAACCTCGCCGCGCACTGGTGGACGGTCCCCGTGCTGCTGCTGTCGGCCCTGCGCTCGGGCGTGACCGAGGAGGTCATCGTGGTGGCCTACCTCTTCGCGCGGCTCCGCGACCTCGGCTGGAGGACCTGGCCGATCCTGCTGTCTGCCGCCCTGCTCCGCGGCACGTACCACCTGTACCAGGGCTTCGGCGCGTTCATCGGCAACGCCGTGATGGGGATCGTCTTCGGGTGGCTGTACATGCGGTTCGGCAGGATCCTGCCGCTCGTCATCGCCCACTTCTTCATGGACGCGGCCGTGTTCGTCGGCTACCCGTGGGCGGCGGCGGCCTTCCCCGCGCTGTTCGGCGCGAAGTAG
- the gcvH gene encoding glycine cleavage system protein GcvH codes for MSDLSTLKYTAEHEWLLIDGDTATVGITDYAADKLGDVVYVDLPAVGSDVEAGKVVGEIESTKSVGELFAPVLGTVLEINDAVVDAPDLVNSSPFDDGWLIRITLSGDLPALLSRDEYVALTAE; via the coding sequence GTGTCTGACCTCTCCACCCTGAAGTACACCGCCGAGCACGAGTGGCTCCTGATCGACGGCGACACCGCGACCGTCGGCATCACCGACTACGCGGCCGACAAGCTCGGCGACGTCGTGTACGTCGACCTCCCCGCGGTGGGCAGCGACGTCGAGGCCGGCAAGGTCGTCGGCGAGATCGAGTCGACCAAGTCGGTCGGCGAGCTCTTCGCCCCCGTCCTCGGCACGGTGCTCGAGATCAACGACGCCGTCGTCGACGCCCCCGACCTCGTCAACTCGTCGCCCTTCGACGACGGCTGGCTGATCAGGATCACGCTCTCGGGCGACCTCCCCGCCCTCCTCTCCCGCGACGAGTACGTCGCCCTGACCGCCGAATGA
- the gcvP gene encoding aminomethyl-transferring glycine dehydrogenase gives MSSETTGGLIEGTAAEGFVDRHIGTTPAEQQAMLGALDFDSVEALVQKAVPDSIHAAVLDASILPEPIGEQETLAELRTLANRNRVNRSFLGLGYYGTVTPAVIQRNVLENPSWYTAYTPYQPEISQGRLEALINFQTMVAELTGLTTANASMLDESTAVVEGMLLARRASKAASQAFIVDSDALPQTKALLRGRAAAVGIDLVELPLATTDVADLPDAFGVFVQYPGASGAVWNPAPVVDRVHLGGGLAVVAADLLALTLLTAPGEFGADVAVGTSQRFGVPMGFGGPHAGYMAVRTGLERQLPGRLVGVSQDAVGNPAYRLSLQTREQHIRREKATSNICTAQVLLAVMASMYAVYHGPWGLTHIAKRTHQHAVDLAAGAEAAGIETGSATFFDTVVFRVPGRAAEVVGAAHDRGYLLLEVSADEVAVSTDETTTRDDLVVLGELLGFEVPTGQASPLPAEALRTSDFLTHPVFRTHRSETSMMRYLKHLADKDYALDRGMIPLGSCTMKLNAATEMAAVTWPEFANIHPFAPASDVDGYLSLIGQLEGWLAEVTGYDTVSLQPNAGSQGELAGLLAIRGYHLDRGDAARTVCLIPQSAHGTNAASAVLAGLRVVVVACDEQGNVDLDDLRAKVRDNASELAALMVTYPSTHGVYEHDIREITDAVHEAGGQVYVDGANLNALLGFARFGEFGGDVSHLNLHKTFCIPHGGGGPGVGPVAAKAHLAPFLPGHPLAQQADRRTGAAAAAAGERLAHAGVPVSGAPYGSPSILPISWAYVRMMGTTGLKEATGAAVLAANYVAVRLRDHYPVLYAGEGGLVAHECILDLRPLRDETGVTVDDVAKRLIDYGFHAPTMSFPVAGTLMVEPTESEDLAEIDRFVDAMIAIKHEADRVASGEWAADASPLRGAPHTAEAVIAGEWSEGYSREEAVYPVRSLVRSKYWPPVRRVDQAYGDRNLFCACPPVEAFA, from the coding sequence ATGAGCAGCGAGACCACCGGCGGGCTCATCGAGGGCACCGCCGCCGAGGGCTTCGTCGACCGCCACATCGGCACGACGCCCGCCGAGCAGCAGGCGATGCTCGGCGCGCTCGACTTCGACAGCGTCGAGGCGCTCGTCCAGAAGGCCGTCCCCGACAGCATCCACGCCGCCGTCCTCGATGCGAGCATTCTCCCCGAGCCGATCGGCGAGCAGGAGACGCTGGCCGAGCTCCGCACGCTGGCGAATCGCAACCGGGTCAACCGGTCGTTCCTCGGCCTCGGCTACTACGGCACGGTCACCCCGGCCGTCATCCAGCGCAATGTGCTCGAGAACCCGAGCTGGTACACCGCCTACACGCCGTACCAGCCCGAGATCTCGCAGGGCCGCCTCGAGGCGCTGATCAACTTCCAGACGATGGTCGCCGAGCTCACCGGACTCACCACGGCGAACGCGTCGATGCTCGACGAGTCGACCGCGGTCGTCGAGGGCATGCTCCTCGCGCGCCGAGCATCGAAGGCCGCCAGCCAGGCGTTCATCGTCGACTCCGACGCGCTGCCGCAGACGAAGGCGCTGCTCCGGGGCCGTGCCGCAGCCGTCGGCATCGATCTCGTCGAGCTGCCCCTGGCGACCACCGACGTCGCCGACCTCCCCGACGCGTTCGGAGTCTTCGTCCAGTACCCGGGCGCCTCGGGCGCCGTCTGGAACCCGGCCCCGGTCGTCGACCGCGTGCACCTGGGCGGCGGCCTCGCCGTCGTCGCGGCCGACCTCCTCGCCCTGACCCTGCTGACGGCGCCCGGCGAGTTCGGAGCCGACGTCGCCGTCGGCACCAGCCAGCGCTTCGGCGTGCCTATGGGCTTCGGCGGGCCGCACGCCGGCTACATGGCCGTCCGCACCGGCCTCGAGCGCCAGCTCCCCGGCCGCCTGGTCGGCGTCTCGCAAGACGCGGTCGGCAACCCCGCCTACCGGCTCAGCCTGCAGACGCGCGAGCAGCACATCCGCCGCGAGAAGGCGACCTCCAACATCTGCACCGCGCAGGTGCTCCTGGCGGTCATGGCGTCGATGTACGCGGTCTACCACGGGCCGTGGGGCCTCACCCACATCGCGAAGAGAACGCACCAGCACGCTGTCGACCTCGCCGCAGGAGCCGAGGCGGCCGGCATCGAGACCGGTTCCGCCACGTTCTTCGACACCGTCGTGTTCCGCGTGCCCGGTCGCGCGGCCGAGGTCGTCGGCGCGGCCCACGACCGCGGCTACCTGCTCCTCGAGGTCTCGGCCGACGAGGTGGCGGTCTCGACCGACGAGACGACGACGCGCGACGATCTCGTCGTGCTCGGCGAGCTGCTCGGCTTCGAGGTGCCCACGGGCCAGGCGTCGCCGCTGCCCGCCGAGGCGCTCCGCACCAGCGACTTCCTCACGCACCCGGTGTTCCGGACGCACCGCTCGGAGACGAGCATGATGCGCTACCTGAAGCACCTGGCCGACAAAGACTATGCGCTCGACCGGGGCATGATCCCGCTCGGCTCGTGCACGATGAAGCTCAACGCCGCGACCGAGATGGCCGCCGTCACCTGGCCCGAGTTCGCGAACATCCACCCGTTCGCGCCCGCGTCCGACGTCGACGGCTACCTGTCGCTCATCGGCCAGCTCGAGGGCTGGCTCGCCGAGGTCACCGGGTACGACACCGTCTCGCTGCAGCCGAACGCCGGAAGCCAGGGCGAGCTCGCCGGCCTTCTCGCGATCCGGGGCTACCACCTCGACCGCGGCGACGCGGCCCGCACCGTCTGCCTCATCCCGCAGTCGGCGCACGGCACGAACGCCGCCAGCGCGGTCCTGGCCGGACTCCGCGTGGTCGTCGTCGCCTGCGACGAGCAGGGCAACGTCGACCTCGACGACCTGCGCGCCAAGGTCCGCGACAACGCGTCCGAGCTGGCAGCGCTCATGGTCACGTACCCGTCGACCCACGGCGTCTACGAGCACGACATCCGCGAGATCACCGACGCGGTGCACGAGGCCGGCGGCCAGGTGTACGTCGACGGCGCGAATCTCAACGCCCTCCTCGGCTTCGCCCGCTTCGGCGAGTTCGGGGGCGACGTGTCGCACCTCAACCTGCACAAGACGTTCTGCATCCCGCACGGCGGCGGCGGCCCCGGCGTCGGCCCGGTCGCGGCGAAGGCGCACCTGGCACCGTTCCTGCCGGGGCACCCGCTCGCCCAGCAGGCCGACCGCCGCACGGGTGCTGCCGCGGCGGCTGCGGGCGAGCGGCTGGCGCACGCCGGCGTCCCCGTGAGCGGCGCGCCCTACGGATCCCCGAGCATCCTGCCGATCTCGTGGGCCTACGTCCGCATGATGGGCACGACCGGTCTGAAGGAGGCGACCGGCGCTGCGGTGCTGGCCGCGAACTACGTCGCCGTGCGGCTCCGTGACCACTACCCGGTGCTCTACGCCGGCGAGGGCGGACTCGTCGCGCACGAGTGCATCCTCGACCTGCGGCCGCTCCGCGACGAGACCGGCGTGACGGTCGACGACGTCGCCAAGCGGCTCATCGACTACGGCTTCCACGCGCCGACGATGTCGTTCCCGGTCGCGGGCACCCTCATGGTCGAGCCGACCGAGAGCGAGGACCTCGCCGAGATCGATCGGTTCGTCGACGCCATGATCGCGATCAAGCACGAGGCCGACCGCGTCGCATCCGGCGAGTGGGCGGCCGACGCGTCGCCTCTCCGCGGAGCCCCGCACACCGCGGAGGCCGTCATCGCGGGGGAGTGGTCGGAGGGCTACTCCCGCGAGGAGGCCGTCTACCCGGTGCGGTCGCTGGTCCGGTCGAAGTACTGGCCGCCGGTGCGCCGGGTCGACCAGGCCTACGGCGACCGCAACCTGTTCTGCGCGTGCCCGCCGGTGGAGGCGTTCGCGTAA
- a CDS encoding ABC transporter permease, whose protein sequence is MAWYAGRRLLQLIPVFFGATFLIYFMVFALPGDPVAALYGDKQPSPEVIAQVRAQFNLDKPFIVQYLIWIGHVFQGNLGTTYSGIPVIDQLKQAFPITFRLSMLALLFEAVAGILVGLVSGLRRGRIFDNSALVVSLLLISVPTFVIGFLLQYFFGVKWGLFATTVSAAASWRELALPAIVLATVSFAYIVRLTRSSVAETMNADFVRTATAKGLKRREVIYVHILRNSLVPVVTYLGVDIGSLMVGAIVTEGIFNIQGVGGTVYRAIQLGQGPTVVSFVAVMVIIFMLANLLVDLLYALLDPRIRYAK, encoded by the coding sequence ATGGCCTGGTACGCCGGTCGGCGACTCCTCCAGCTCATCCCCGTCTTCTTCGGGGCCACCTTCCTCATCTACTTCATGGTGTTCGCTCTGCCCGGCGACCCCGTGGCCGCGCTCTACGGCGACAAGCAGCCGAGCCCCGAGGTCATCGCCCAGGTGCGGGCGCAGTTCAACCTCGACAAGCCCTTCATCGTCCAGTACCTCATATGGATCGGCCACGTCTTCCAGGGCAACCTCGGCACGACCTACTCGGGCATCCCGGTGATCGACCAGCTCAAGCAGGCCTTCCCGATCACGTTCCGCCTCTCGATGCTCGCCCTCCTCTTCGAGGCCGTCGCCGGCATCCTGGTCGGTCTCGTCTCCGGCCTCCGCCGCGGCAGGATCTTCGACAACTCGGCCCTCGTGGTGAGCCTGCTGCTCATCTCCGTGCCGACCTTCGTCATCGGCTTCCTGCTGCAGTACTTCTTCGGCGTCAAGTGGGGACTGTTCGCCACCACGGTGAGCGCGGCCGCCTCCTGGCGAGAGCTCGCCCTGCCGGCGATCGTGCTCGCGACAGTGTCGTTCGCGTACATCGTCCGGCTCACCCGCTCCTCGGTCGCCGAGACCATGAACGCCGACTTCGTCCGCACCGCGACGGCGAAGGGGCTGAAGCGCCGCGAGGTCATCTACGTCCACATCCTGCGCAACTCGCTCGTCCCCGTGGTCACCTACCTCGGCGTCGACATCGGGTCGCTCATGGTGGGCGCCATCGTCACCGAGGGCATCTTCAACATCCAGGGCGTCGGAGGCACCGTGTACCGGGCGATCCAGCTCGGCCAGGGCCCCACCGTCGTCTCGTTCGTGGCGGTCATGGTGATCATCTTCATGCTGGCCAACCTCCTCGTCGACCTCCTCTACGCCCTCCTCGATCCCAGGATCCGCTATGCCAAGTAA
- a CDS encoding ABC transporter substrate-binding protein — translation MKITGKRLRPLFGAIAIVGAASVVLAGCSSSSSTSPTKSAAAGDKTAIISTNGSEPQNPLIPSNTTETGGGKIVTSIFEGLVSYDAKGGTVNEVAKSIKSTDQQNWDITLNSGWKFTDGTAVTAESFTKAWNWAAQFSNAQSGGYFYSNFKGFSATKDSDLDLTVVSPTEFKVALSAPQADFPLSLGYSAFYPLPDSFYKDTKAFGEDPIGNGPYKLANATAWTHNTGINLVTNSDYQGKRKPVNGGLNIKFYTTTEAAYADVQSGNLDILDAVPAADFANYKSDFPNTNANQAAAIFQSMTIPGYLAHFKEDKEGKLRRQAISLAINRAQVTKVIFQGTRTPAKDFTSPTIDGYSANVKGSDVLDYNKKEAKKLWAEADAISPYTGTFTISYNADGDHKTWVDAVANSISNTLGIKAQGKSYPIFSALLADESAHKMTGAFRSGWQADYPSLYDFLAPLYGTGQGSNYGQYSSKEFDDYMTEGSAKSTVAEANKVYQKAQALLFKDLPAIPLWYSNVTGVWSTKVNNVQFGWDSVPLYYEVSKN, via the coding sequence GTGAAAATCACTGGTAAGCGGCTGCGCCCGCTGTTCGGCGCCATTGCGATCGTGGGAGCGGCCAGCGTCGTCCTCGCCGGTTGCAGCTCGTCCAGCAGCACGAGCCCCACCAAGTCGGCGGCCGCTGGCGACAAGACGGCCATCATCTCGACGAACGGCAGCGAGCCGCAGAACCCGCTGATCCCGTCCAACACCACCGAGACCGGCGGCGGCAAGATCGTCACCTCCATCTTCGAAGGACTCGTCAGCTACGACGCCAAGGGCGGCACGGTCAACGAGGTCGCGAAGAGCATCAAGTCGACCGACCAGCAGAACTGGGACATCACGCTCAACAGCGGATGGAAGTTCACCGACGGCACCGCGGTCACCGCCGAGTCGTTCACGAAGGCCTGGAACTGGGCCGCGCAGTTCTCCAACGCGCAGAGCGGCGGCTACTTCTACTCCAACTTCAAGGGCTTCAGCGCCACCAAGGACTCCGACCTCGACCTCACCGTCGTGAGCCCGACCGAGTTCAAGGTCGCCCTCTCGGCACCCCAGGCGGACTTCCCCCTGAGCCTCGGCTACTCGGCCTTCTACCCGCTGCCCGACTCCTTCTACAAGGACACCAAGGCCTTCGGTGAGGACCCGATCGGCAACGGCCCGTACAAGCTGGCCAACGCCACCGCCTGGACGCACAACACGGGCATCAACCTCGTCACGAACTCCGACTACCAGGGCAAGCGCAAGCCGGTCAACGGCGGTCTGAACATCAAGTTCTACACGACCACCGAGGCCGCCTACGCCGACGTGCAGTCCGGCAACCTCGACATCCTCGACGCCGTGCCCGCCGCCGACTTCGCTAACTACAAGTCGGACTTCCCGAACACGAACGCCAACCAGGCGGCCGCGATCTTCCAGTCGATGACCATCCCCGGCTACCTCGCGCACTTCAAGGAGGACAAGGAGGGCAAGCTGCGCCGCCAGGCCATCTCGCTCGCCATCAACCGCGCGCAGGTCACCAAGGTCATCTTCCAGGGCACCCGCACCCCGGCGAAGGACTTCACCTCGCCGACCATCGACGGCTACTCGGCCAACGTGAAGGGCAGCGACGTCCTCGACTACAACAAGAAGGAAGCCAAGAAGCTCTGGGCAGAGGCCGACGCCATCTCGCCCTACACCGGCACCTTCACCATCTCGTACAACGCCGACGGCGACCACAAGACCTGGGTCGACGCGGTCGCGAACAGCATCTCGAACACGCTCGGCATCAAGGCGCAGGGCAAGTCGTACCCGATCTTCTCGGCTCTCCTCGCCGACGAGTCGGCTCACAAGATGACCGGTGCGTTCCGCTCCGGCTGGCAGGCCGACTACCCGTCGCTGTACGACTTCCTCGCCCCGCTCTACGGCACCGGCCAGGGCTCGAACTACGGCCAGTACTCGTCGAAGGAGTTCGACGACTACATGACCGAGGGCTCGGCCAAGTCGACCGTCGCCGAGGCGAACAAGGTCTACCAGAAGGCTCAGGCGCTCCTGTTCAAGGACCTCCCGGCGATCCCGCTCTGGTACTCCAACGTGACCGGCGTGTGGAGCACCAAGGTCAACAACGTCCAGTTCGGCTGGGACAGCGTGCCGCTCTACTACGAGGTTTCGAAGAACTAG
- the gcvT gene encoding glycine cleavage system aminomethyltransferase GcvT: MTDSTVPPAPEAEEPRYSPLHDVHVEAGASFTDFAGWQMPVRYSSDLQEHHAVRQAAGLFDLSHMAEIAVVGPDAGVFLDQALAGTLSTIAVGRAKYSLLLADQGGILDDLVVYRLDDHDFLVVANAGNRQVAFDTLATRAHGFDVTVDDESDDTALIALQGPEAEGVLDELTTQDRLAPDAPLSTLRYYRVLRGTFDDVPVLIARTGYTGEDGFELYLDTETAPTLWRAIAEAGAPRGVVPAGLASRDTLRLEAGMPLYGHELGVETRAAQAGLGRVVDLTKESFAGRENALPEEGARVLVGLTLDGRRAARAGYAVVDPAGAVVGEVTSGALSPTLGHPVAMAYVDPALAAVGTGLGVDVRGTTIPATVVALPFYKRS, encoded by the coding sequence ATGACCGATAGCACCGTCCCGCCCGCTCCCGAGGCGGAGGAGCCCCGCTACAGCCCGCTTCACGACGTCCACGTCGAGGCCGGCGCCAGCTTCACCGACTTCGCCGGCTGGCAGATGCCGGTCCGGTACTCGTCCGACCTCCAGGAGCACCATGCCGTCCGCCAGGCGGCGGGCCTGTTCGACCTGTCGCACATGGCCGAGATCGCCGTCGTCGGCCCCGACGCCGGAGTCTTCCTCGACCAGGCCCTCGCCGGCACGCTCTCCACCATCGCGGTCGGCCGCGCGAAGTACTCCCTGCTCCTCGCCGACCAGGGCGGCATCCTCGACGACCTCGTCGTCTACCGTCTCGACGACCACGACTTCCTGGTCGTCGCGAACGCGGGCAACCGGCAGGTCGCCTTCGACACTCTCGCCACCCGCGCGCACGGCTTCGACGTCACCGTCGACGACGAGAGCGACGACACTGCCCTCATCGCCCTCCAGGGTCCCGAGGCGGAGGGCGTCCTCGACGAGTTGACCACGCAGGATCGCCTCGCTCCCGACGCCCCGCTCTCCACGCTCCGCTACTACCGCGTCCTCCGCGGCACCTTCGACGACGTCCCCGTGCTGATCGCGCGCACCGGCTACACGGGCGAAGACGGCTTCGAGCTCTACCTCGACACCGAGACCGCGCCGACCCTCTGGCGGGCGATCGCCGAGGCCGGCGCGCCCCGCGGCGTCGTCCCCGCCGGGCTCGCGAGCCGCGACACCCTCCGCCTCGAGGCGGGCATGCCGCTGTACGGGCACGAGCTCGGAGTCGAGACCCGTGCGGCGCAGGCCGGGCTCGGCCGCGTCGTCGATCTGACGAAGGAGTCCTTCGCCGGGCGCGAGAACGCGCTGCCCGAGGAGGGCGCTCGCGTGCTCGTGGGACTGACCCTCGACGGACGCAGGGCCGCTCGGGCGGGCTACGCCGTCGTCGATCCTGCGGGCGCCGTCGTCGGCGAGGTCACCAGCGGGGCCCTCTCTCCGACGCTCGGCCACCCCGTCGCGATGGCCTACGTCGATCCTGCGCTCGCCGCGGTCGGCACCGGGCTCGGCGTCGACGTCCGCGGCACCACCATTCCTGCGACCGTCGTCGCGCTCCCCTTCTACAAGCGCTCCTGA